The following coding sequences lie in one Halorarum halophilum genomic window:
- a CDS encoding DUF7504 family protein translates to MKRNRAGAKRVGAAGAGARGPGPSLQEALAVLGEGCSLLVTGDVPTDAHRVAAARYFGNPSNERRRVLGLTHDTPRPDAWLPGAVNGEDDHAEIVCMDDALRDPAAVDESPAGDGGFSPGVDDSFRRRFLEAIVDVGDEEGPDGMALRVGLFRVDGLRAALGAEDAGRLLRDAATTTRERGGMAHFHLPRRPAEEGDPRSDSTVDAVATQLGEQLDVVVELRLRDRAVVPEERWHIDGWGSTDWHPLG, encoded by the coding sequence ATGAAGCGAAACCGGGCTGGCGCGAAGCGCGTCGGTGCGGCTGGGGCGGGCGCCCGAGGCCCCGGGCCGTCGCTGCAGGAGGCGCTCGCCGTACTGGGCGAGGGGTGCAGCCTGCTCGTGACGGGGGACGTGCCGACCGACGCACACCGGGTCGCCGCCGCGCGGTACTTCGGCAACCCGTCGAACGAACGCCGCCGGGTGCTGGGGCTGACACACGACACGCCCCGACCGGACGCGTGGCTTCCGGGCGCCGTGAACGGCGAGGACGACCACGCCGAGATCGTCTGCATGGACGACGCGCTGCGGGACCCGGCGGCCGTCGACGAATCGCCGGCGGGTGACGGCGGCTTCTCGCCGGGGGTGGACGATTCGTTCCGTCGGCGGTTCCTCGAGGCGATCGTCGACGTGGGAGACGAGGAGGGCCCCGACGGGATGGCCCTCCGGGTGGGCCTGTTCCGCGTCGACGGGCTCCGTGCGGCGCTCGGTGCGGAGGACGCGGGGCGACTCCTCCGGGACGCAGCGACGACGACGCGCGAGCGCGGCGGGATGGCACACTTCCACCTCCCGCGCCGCCCCGCGGAGGAGGGCGACCCCCGGTCGGACTCGACGGTCGACGCGGTTGCGACCCAGCTCGGCGAACAGCTGGACGTCGTCGTCGAACTCAGGCTCCGGGACCGGGCGGTCGTCCCGGAGGAGCGCTGGCACATCGACGGCTGGGGGTCGACCGACTGGCACCCGCTCGGGTGA
- a CDS encoding DUF7503 family protein: MSDTNAMAEFLAEHPKMVGALFTMTLLLSQAGSVIAGPGTATAGP; the protein is encoded by the coding sequence ATGTCCGATACAAACGCGATGGCGGAGTTCCTGGCGGAGCACCCGAAGATGGTCGGCGCGCTGTTCACGATGACGCTACTGCTGTCGCAGGCGGGGAGCGTTATCGCCGGTCCGGGGACTGCGACTGCGGGTCCATAG
- a CDS encoding multiprotein bridging factor aMBF1, translated as MPQCEMCGAEKSSLTTTKVEGAELELCGDCKDFGTEVRTESSGSSGSTKYSTSSSSGDSSASSSSTSSSSSSTRRRRDMFDEMDTMATDYDERIRNARERAGLSQEELAKELNEKQGVIRKLERGEILPSDDVQKKLERALDISLVEGEDPEESEWSSESSGSMTLGDVVKRNED; from the coding sequence ATGCCCCAGTGTGAGATGTGCGGCGCGGAGAAATCTTCGCTGACCACGACGAAGGTCGAGGGCGCCGAGTTGGAGCTCTGCGGCGACTGCAAGGACTTCGGGACCGAGGTCCGGACTGAGTCGTCCGGCTCCTCGGGGTCGACGAAGTACTCCACGTCCTCCTCCTCCGGCGACTCCTCGGCCTCGTCGTCGTCCACCTCCTCGTCGTCATCGTCGACGCGCCGGCGGCGCGACATGTTCGACGAGATGGACACGATGGCCACCGACTACGACGAGCGCATCCGGAACGCGCGCGAGCGCGCCGGCCTGAGCCAGGAGGAGCTGGCGAAGGAGCTCAACGAGAAGCAGGGCGTCATCCGGAAGCTGGAGCGGGGCGAGATCCTCCCCAGCGACGACGTCCAGAAGAAGCTCGAGCGGGCGCTCGACATCTCGCTCGTCGAGGGCGAGGACCCCGAGGAGTCCGAGTGGTCCTCCGAGTCCTCCGGGTCGATGACCCTCGGCGACGTGGTCAAGCGCAACGAGGACTAG
- the tpiA gene encoding triose-phosphate isomerase, which yields MFVLVNLKAYPCDPVAVAEAARDVADESGARIAVAPQAAHLAAVADTGVETWAQHVSPVEHGSHTGSTLAEAVADAGAVGTLLNHSENRIKLADIDGSLVAADRPGLETVVCANNPDQAAAAAALGPDAVAVEPPELIGGDVSVASADPAIVEDSAAAVAAVDDDVDLFCGAGVSSGEDVSAAADLGASGVLLASGVAKADDPRAVLRDLVSGI from the coding sequence ATGTTCGTCCTCGTCAACCTGAAGGCGTACCCGTGCGACCCCGTCGCCGTCGCCGAGGCCGCCCGCGACGTCGCCGACGAGTCAGGCGCGCGGATCGCCGTCGCGCCACAGGCCGCCCACCTCGCCGCCGTCGCCGACACCGGCGTCGAAACGTGGGCCCAGCACGTCTCGCCCGTCGAGCACGGCAGCCACACCGGCAGCACGCTCGCCGAGGCCGTCGCGGACGCGGGCGCGGTCGGCACGCTCCTCAACCACTCGGAGAACCGCATCAAACTGGCCGACATCGACGGCTCGCTCGTCGCAGCCGACCGGCCGGGCCTGGAGACGGTCGTCTGCGCGAACAACCCCGACCAAGCCGCCGCGGCGGCGGCGCTCGGCCCCGACGCCGTGGCCGTCGAACCGCCGGAGCTCATCGGCGGCGATGTCTCGGTCGCCTCGGCCGACCCCGCCATCGTCGAGGACTCGGCGGCCGCGGTCGCCGCCGTCGACGACGACGTGGACCTGTTCTGTGGCGCCGGCGTCTCCTCGGGCGAGGACGTATCGGCCGCCGCGGATCTCGGCGCCTCGGGCGTGCTGCTCGCCAGCGGCGTCGCGAAGGCCGACGACCCCCGGGCTGTCCTGCGCGATCTCGTCTCCGGGATCTGA
- a CDS encoding fumarylacetoacetate hydrolase family protein — protein MRYARISDPSGSVRRGPYEDGTVETAGRSFDVDDPDVDLLAPCEPSKIVCVGRNYAKHAEEMGNDVPDRPLLFLKTPNTIAPPNSTVPLPAGKERIDHEAELCVVVGEQARNVDAEDAWDVVEGITCMNDVSNRDDQNEEQNWVRGKSFDSSAPLGPVVADVEHVPDDASVKLRVNGEEKQHGSRDQFIFDVPTLIEEITTYLTLEEGDVIATGTPDGVGPLEDGDRVEVEVEGVGVLEHDVVAE, from the coding sequence ATGCGATACGCCCGCATCAGCGACCCGTCAGGCAGCGTCCGACGCGGCCCGTACGAGGATGGTACCGTCGAGACCGCCGGCCGATCCTTCGACGTCGACGACCCCGACGTCGACCTGCTCGCCCCCTGCGAGCCGAGCAAGATCGTCTGCGTCGGTCGGAACTACGCGAAGCACGCCGAGGAGATGGGCAACGACGTTCCCGACCGCCCCCTGCTGTTCCTGAAGACTCCCAATACGATCGCCCCGCCGAACTCGACCGTCCCGCTCCCGGCCGGGAAGGAGCGCATCGACCACGAGGCCGAACTGTGCGTCGTCGTCGGCGAGCAGGCCCGGAACGTCGACGCCGAGGACGCCTGGGACGTCGTCGAGGGGATCACCTGCATGAACGACGTCTCCAACCGCGACGACCAGAACGAGGAGCAGAACTGGGTGCGCGGCAAGTCGTTCGACTCGAGCGCCCCGCTCGGACCGGTCGTCGCCGACGTCGAGCACGTCCCGGACGACGCGTCCGTGAAGCTCCGGGTCAACGGCGAGGAGAAACAGCACGGCAGCCGCGACCAGTTCATCTTCGACGTGCCGACGCTGATCGAGGAGATCACGACGTACCTCACCCTCGAGGAGGGCGACGTCATCGCGACCGGGACGCCCGACGGCGTCGGGCCACTCGAGGACGGCGATCGCGTGGAGGTCGAGGTCGAGGGCGTCGGCGTCCTCGAACACGACGTGGTCGCGGAGTAA
- a CDS encoding metal-dependent hydrolase, whose protein sequence is MAALELTWYGHSTWHVSLGDTDLLVDPFFDNPKTDTDPEELDPDHVLLTHGHADHIADVDRYRGAHFVGTPELTSYLSDEYGVDDTTGMNLGGTVELGDAFVTMVRADHSNGMDTSYGASGGMPAGYVISDSKPTQESDEEATAFYHAGDTSLMSEMRDVIGPFLEPDAAAVPVGDHFTMGPTQAAIAVDWLDVDHAFPMHYDTFPPIEIDTEDFEREVRATGSHAEVHVLAGDETFTLE, encoded by the coding sequence ATGGCTGCACTCGAACTCACCTGGTACGGCCACTCCACCTGGCACGTGTCGCTCGGCGACACCGACCTGCTCGTCGACCCCTTCTTCGACAACCCGAAGACCGACACGGACCCGGAGGAACTCGACCCGGACCACGTCCTCCTGACCCACGGGCACGCCGACCACATCGCCGACGTCGACCGCTATCGCGGCGCCCACTTCGTCGGCACGCCCGAGTTGACGAGCTACCTCTCGGACGAGTACGGCGTCGACGACACCACGGGCATGAACCTCGGCGGCACGGTCGAACTCGGCGACGCGTTCGTGACGATGGTGCGCGCCGACCACTCGAACGGCATGGACACGAGCTACGGTGCCTCGGGAGGGATGCCCGCCGGCTACGTGATCTCCGACAGCAAGCCGACCCAGGAGTCCGACGAGGAGGCGACCGCGTTCTACCACGCGGGGGACACCTCGCTGATGTCCGAGATGCGCGACGTCATCGGGCCGTTCCTCGAACCCGACGCCGCGGCGGTCCCGGTCGGCGACCACTTCACGATGGGGCCGACTCAAGCGGCCATCGCGGTCGACTGGCTCGACGTGGACCACGCGTTCCCGATGCACTACGACACGTTCCCGCCCATCGAGATCGACACGGAGGACTTCGAACGCGAGGTTCGGGCAACCGGGAGCCACGCCGAGGTCCACGTGCTCGCGGGCGACGAGACGTTCACGCTGGAGTAG
- a CDS encoding OsmC family protein, translating to MTDIETTTVCEEGYVCDSQMGDFNITVDATGDEGPTANQVLVADYASCYLPAFRAGGQKAGHDDLGKVQIDAEADLDDDDDLTRISFDLYVEADLDDDTLDDLVARGEDICHVHSALREGLHADITAHADAF from the coding sequence ATGACCGACATCGAGACCACCACGGTCTGTGAAGAGGGGTACGTTTGCGACAGCCAGATGGGCGACTTCAACATCACCGTCGACGCCACCGGCGATGAGGGCCCGACGGCCAACCAGGTGCTCGTCGCGGACTACGCGTCCTGCTACCTGCCGGCGTTCCGCGCCGGGGGCCAGAAGGCTGGCCACGACGACCTCGGCAAGGTCCAGATCGACGCGGAGGCCGACCTCGACGACGACGACGACCTCACCCGCATCAGTTTCGACCTCTACGTCGAGGCCGACCTCGACGACGACACGCTCGACGACCTCGTCGCGCGCGGCGAGGACATCTGCCACGTGCACTCGGCGCTCCGCGAGGGGCTCCACGCCGACATCACGGCCCACGCCGACGCGTTCTGA
- a CDS encoding GTP cyclohydrolase III: MTATQLTLIQIDNYGPWTVTPEPRREMDLQTLQSRLFADLAQFVGSRDGYVFFTRFDNMVAATNGLDRTDHALLQESIGNRYPVTISLGVGVDEVPIEALETATERVQDAGSAQSADRAEVLGGEFHEDSGDGDLRIAHFDVNDATGKYTDRLNEFDTFIEIEQGYASLMRYMREAHGALSFFVGGDNIIAICPDLSVEEYHDAIDHVAEEAGVQLKVGVGRGATAHEAGIGAKHALEDCRYEGTLVEFA; the protein is encoded by the coding sequence GTGACCGCGACGCAGTTGACGCTCATTCAGATCGACAACTACGGGCCGTGGACAGTGACGCCGGAGCCCCGCAGGGAGATGGACCTCCAGACGCTCCAGTCGCGGCTGTTCGCCGACCTCGCGCAATTCGTCGGCTCCCGCGACGGCTACGTGTTCTTCACTCGCTTCGACAACATGGTCGCCGCCACGAACGGCCTCGACCGGACCGACCACGCGCTCCTCCAGGAGTCCATCGGGAACCGCTACCCCGTGACCATCAGCCTCGGAGTCGGCGTCGACGAGGTGCCCATCGAGGCGCTGGAGACCGCCACCGAGCGCGTGCAGGACGCCGGCAGCGCCCAGTCGGCCGACCGGGCCGAGGTGCTCGGCGGCGAGTTCCACGAGGACTCGGGCGACGGCGACCTCCGCATCGCGCACTTCGACGTGAACGACGCGACGGGGAAGTACACCGACCGCCTCAACGAGTTCGACACGTTCATCGAGATCGAGCAGGGGTACGCGAGCCTCATGCGCTACATGCGCGAGGCCCACGGCGCGCTCTCCTTCTTCGTCGGCGGCGACAACATCATCGCCATCTGCCCGGACCTAAGCGTCGAGGAGTACCACGACGCAATCGACCACGTCGCCGAGGAGGCCGGCGTGCAGTTGAAGGTCGGCGTCGGGCGCGGGGCGACCGCTCACGAAGCGGGGATCGGTGCGAAGCACGCCCTGGAGGACTGTCGGTACGAGGGGACGCTTGTGGAGTTCGCCTAA